A part of Agromyces protaetiae genomic DNA contains:
- a CDS encoding phosphonatase-like hydrolase: MSDHRHTDLTGDDELDHELEEVEIELVVLDLAGTTVSDSGLVERAFRLAAERTALAEGDELERALQYVRDTMGQSKIEVFRELTGDEEAAQRANVEFERAYAELIGEVGVSEVPGAEAVIRELQAAGLDVALTTGFSPTTRDALLDALGWRGLVDVVLSPADVGRGRPAPDLPLTALIRTGGTSVQQMIVVGDTATDMETGLNAGAGLVVGVLTGAHGEAQLDEAGADAVIDSIADLPGLLGLRDEDGDD, encoded by the coding sequence ATGAGCGACCACCGCCATACCGACCTCACAGGCGACGACGAACTCGACCACGAGCTCGAAGAGGTCGAGATCGAACTCGTCGTGCTCGACCTCGCGGGCACGACGGTCTCCGACTCAGGGCTCGTCGAGCGCGCGTTCCGGCTCGCCGCCGAGCGCACGGCGCTCGCCGAGGGCGACGAGCTCGAACGCGCCCTGCAGTACGTGCGCGACACGATGGGACAGTCGAAGATCGAGGTCTTCCGCGAACTGACGGGTGATGAGGAGGCCGCGCAGCGCGCCAACGTCGAGTTCGAACGCGCCTACGCGGAGCTCATCGGGGAAGTCGGCGTCTCGGAGGTCCCCGGCGCCGAAGCCGTCATCCGCGAACTCCAGGCCGCCGGACTCGACGTCGCCCTCACGACCGGGTTCTCCCCCACGACGCGCGACGCGCTGCTCGACGCGCTCGGCTGGCGCGGACTCGTCGACGTCGTGCTGTCGCCGGCGGATGTCGGCCGCGGTCGCCCTGCGCCGGACCTCCCCCTGACGGCGCTCATCCGCACCGGCGGCACCTCGGTGCAGCAGATGATCGTCGTCGGCGACACCGCGACCGACATGGAGACCGGGCTCAACGCGGGAGCCGGGCTCGTCGTCGGCGTCCTCACGGGCGCGCACGGCGAGGCGCAGCTCGACGAGGCCGGCGCCGACGCGGTCATC
- a CDS encoding aquaporin, whose translation MTAQTAPSTGQKLTAELLGTFILVFGVIGTAIFAAGFGGGEGGLNVGFLGVAFALGLSVLVAAYAFGPVSGGHFNPAVTVGLAVAGRFSWGEVVGYIVAQIVGGALASTALLGILAFGPGYESATFAGASTGYGVLSPGGFGLGSAFLVEAVATAVFLFVILSVTTAGRAAANFAPLAIGFTLTAIALVSIPVSNASFNPARSIATAIYGGGDALGQLWLSIVAPIVGAIVAALVFRLVFDRARAAAAAAAE comes from the coding sequence ATGACCGCGCAGACCGCGCCCTCCACCGGGCAGAAGCTCACCGCCGAACTCCTCGGCACGTTCATCCTCGTCTTCGGCGTCATCGGCACCGCGATCTTCGCCGCGGGCTTCGGCGGCGGCGAGGGCGGCCTGAACGTCGGCTTCCTCGGCGTCGCGTTCGCGCTCGGCCTCTCGGTGCTCGTCGCCGCGTACGCCTTCGGCCCCGTCTCGGGCGGCCACTTCAACCCAGCCGTGACGGTCGGGCTCGCCGTCGCCGGCCGCTTCTCGTGGGGCGAGGTCGTCGGCTACATCGTCGCGCAGATCGTGGGCGGCGCGCTCGCCTCGACGGCGCTCCTCGGCATCCTCGCGTTCGGCCCGGGCTACGAGTCGGCGACGTTCGCGGGTGCGTCGACGGGCTACGGCGTGCTCTCCCCCGGCGGTTTCGGCCTCGGGTCGGCGTTCCTCGTCGAGGCGGTCGCGACGGCCGTGTTCCTGTTCGTGATCCTCTCGGTGACGACCGCCGGCCGCGCGGCGGCGAACTTCGCCCCCCTCGCGATCGGCTTCACGCTCACGGCGATCGCGCTCGTCTCGATCCCCGTCTCGAACGCGTCGTTCAACCCGGCCCGCTCGATCGCGACGGCGATCTACGGCGGCGGCGACGCACTGGGCCAGCTGTGGCTCTCGATCGTCGCGCCGATCGTCGGCGCGATCGTCGCGGCGCTCGTGTTCCGGCTCGTGTTCGACCGCGCCCGTGCGGCGGCGGCGGCTGCAGCCGAGTAA
- a CDS encoding AAA family ATPase, with amino-acid sequence MTEPIATDDELRDALNRVRLEVGKAVVGQDGAVTGLIVALLANGHVLLEGVPGVAKTLLVRTLSRTLKLETHRVQFTPDLMPGDVTGSLAYDPRSGEFAFREGPVFTNILLADEINRTPPKTQSALLEAMEERQVSADGVTRPLPVPFLVAATQNPIEYEGTYSLPEAQLDRFLLKLVLDVPQRDAEVFMLRRHADGFDPRDLEAAGVEPVLGADDLAAARAAAARTGASDDLLAYLVDLARATRLSPSLRLGVSPRGVTSLLAASKAWAWLTGYRSVTPDHVQAMLLPVWRHRVQLRPEAELEGVSVDQVLRGIMQQVQVPL; translated from the coding sequence ATGACCGAACCGATCGCGACCGACGACGAACTGCGCGACGCGCTGAACCGCGTGCGACTCGAGGTCGGCAAAGCCGTCGTCGGCCAGGACGGCGCGGTGACCGGCCTCATCGTCGCGCTCCTCGCCAACGGGCACGTGCTCCTCGAGGGCGTGCCCGGCGTCGCGAAGACCCTGCTCGTGCGCACCCTCAGCCGCACCCTGAAGCTCGAGACGCACCGCGTGCAGTTCACGCCCGACCTCATGCCGGGCGACGTCACGGGCTCGCTCGCGTACGACCCGCGATCGGGCGAGTTCGCGTTCCGCGAGGGGCCGGTGTTCACGAACATCCTCCTCGCCGACGAGATCAACCGCACGCCGCCGAAGACCCAGTCGGCACTCCTCGAGGCGATGGAGGAGCGTCAGGTTTCGGCCGACGGCGTCACGCGGCCCCTGCCCGTGCCGTTCCTCGTCGCCGCGACGCAGAACCCCATCGAATACGAGGGCACGTACTCGCTGCCCGAGGCGCAGCTCGACCGGTTCCTCTTGAAGCTCGTCCTCGACGTGCCCCAGCGCGACGCCGAGGTGTTCATGCTCCGCCGGCACGCCGACGGGTTCGACCCGCGCGATCTCGAAGCGGCGGGCGTCGAGCCCGTGCTCGGGGCCGACGACCTCGCGGCCGCGCGTGCCGCAGCGGCGCGCACCGGGGCATCCGACGATCTCCTCGCCTACCTCGTCGATCTCGCCCGCGCCACGCGTCTGAGCCCGTCGCTGCGACTCGGCGTGAGCCCGCGCGGCGTGACGAGCCTGCTCGCGGCGTCGAAGGCGTGGGCGTGGCTGACGGGCTATCGCTCGGTCACGCCCGATCATGTGCAAGCGATGCTCCTGCCCGTGTGGCGGCACCGCGTGCAGCTGCGCCCCGAGGCCGAGCTCGAGGGCGTGTCGGTGGACCAGGTCCTGCGCGGCATCATGCAGCAGGTGCAGGTGCCGCTGTGA
- a CDS encoding RDD family protein codes for MTEPVRRPTPVARSADDALITGEAVALDVRPASALIRGGGTAIDVLLTVVLFIGVLLALAGLRLDEAATRAILVASAVFVVVVVPTAVETATRGRSLGKLALGLRVVRDDGGSIGFRHAFIRALTGVLELYMTFGGLAVLVGFLHPASKRLGDVLAGTHAQVERAPHVETQTFGVPAGLTAWAATADVGRLPDSLERRVASFFRNAPHLTPASRARQAHSLAAETAPFVSPVPAAPAELFLAAVVALRRERDLAALALEQGRLDQLAPVLTETPVGFPAR; via the coding sequence ATGACCGAGCCCGTGAGACGCCCGACTCCCGTGGCGCGGTCGGCCGACGACGCACTCATCACGGGCGAGGCCGTCGCCCTCGATGTTCGGCCCGCGAGCGCGCTCATCCGCGGCGGCGGCACGGCGATCGACGTGCTCCTCACGGTCGTGCTCTTCATCGGGGTCCTGCTCGCGCTCGCGGGCCTCCGGCTCGACGAGGCCGCGACGCGGGCGATCCTCGTCGCGAGCGCCGTCTTCGTGGTCGTCGTCGTTCCGACGGCCGTCGAGACGGCGACGCGCGGCCGATCGCTCGGCAAGCTCGCCCTCGGACTCCGCGTCGTGCGCGACGACGGCGGCTCGATCGGGTTCCGGCACGCATTCATCCGCGCGTTGACGGGCGTGCTCGAGCTCTACATGACGTTCGGCGGGCTCGCCGTCCTCGTCGGATTCCTCCACCCGGCGTCCAAGCGCCTGGGCGACGTGCTCGCGGGCACGCACGCGCAGGTCGAGCGTGCGCCGCACGTCGAGACGCAGACGTTCGGCGTGCCGGCCGGGCTCACGGCGTGGGCGGCGACGGCCGACGTCGGCCGTCTCCCCGACTCCCTCGAACGGCGGGTCGCGTCGTTCTTCCGCAACGCCCCGCATCTGACACCCGCGAGCCGCGCCCGTCAGGCGCACTCCCTCGCCGCCGAGACGGCGCCGTTCGTCTCCCCCGTGCCGGCCGCGCCGGCGGAGCTCTTCCTCGCCGCGGTCGTCGCCCTCCGCCGCGAGCGCGACCTCGCGGCGCTCGCGCTCGAGCAGGGTCGACTCGACCAGCTGGCTCCCGTGCTCACCGAGACACCCGTCGGTTTCCCCGCGCGCTGA
- the ahcY gene encoding adenosylhomocysteinase — protein sequence MTTFPATTALPFKVADLSLAEAGRHQLRLAENEMPGLMALRAEFGESKPLAGARIAGSLHMTVQTAVLIETLVALGAQVRWASCNIFSTQDEAAAAVVVGPDGTVDEPAGVPVFAWKGETLDEYWWCTDRIFDWTAEAEAAGADWIGPNMILDDGGDATLLVHEGARFEAAGAVPEASAADSHEYRVILDLLRRSLETSPDRWTRIAAEIKGVTEETTTGVHRLYELHAQGGLRFPAINVNDSVTKSKFDNKYGIRHSLPDGLNRATDVLMGGKVAFVAGYGDVGKGAAEALRGQGARVIVSEIDPINALQAAMDGYQVARLESVIGDIDILVTGTGNKDVVRLDHLLGLKHLAVVANVGHFDNEIDMAALESLEGAEKIEIKPQVHEWRLPTGRSILVLSEGRLMNLGNATGHPSFVMSNSFANQVLAQIELWTRPEAYPVGVYVLPKHLDEKVARLHLDALGVELTVLTPEQAAYIGVPVEGPYKVDHYRY from the coding sequence ATGACGACATTCCCTGCGACCACCGCGCTGCCGTTCAAGGTGGCGGACCTCTCCCTCGCCGAGGCCGGCCGGCACCAGCTGCGCCTCGCCGAGAACGAGATGCCGGGCCTCATGGCGCTGCGCGCCGAGTTCGGCGAGTCCAAGCCGCTCGCGGGCGCCCGCATCGCCGGAAGCCTGCACATGACCGTGCAGACCGCGGTGCTCATCGAGACGCTCGTCGCGCTCGGCGCACAGGTGCGCTGGGCCAGCTGCAACATCTTCTCGACGCAAGACGAGGCCGCCGCCGCCGTCGTCGTCGGCCCCGACGGCACGGTCGACGAGCCCGCGGGCGTGCCCGTGTTCGCGTGGAAGGGCGAGACCCTCGACGAGTACTGGTGGTGCACCGACCGCATCTTCGACTGGACGGCCGAGGCCGAGGCGGCGGGCGCCGACTGGATCGGCCCCAACATGATCCTCGACGACGGCGGCGACGCCACGCTCCTCGTCCACGAGGGTGCGCGCTTCGAGGCGGCAGGCGCCGTGCCCGAGGCATCCGCCGCCGACAGCCACGAGTACCGCGTCATCCTCGACCTCCTCCGCCGCTCGCTCGAGACGTCCCCCGACCGCTGGACCCGCATCGCCGCCGAGATCAAGGGCGTCACGGAAGAGACCACGACGGGCGTCCACCGCCTGTACGAACTGCACGCGCAGGGCGGACTCCGCTTCCCCGCGATCAACGTCAACGACTCGGTCACGAAGTCGAAGTTCGACAACAAGTACGGCATCCGCCACTCGCTGCCCGACGGCCTCAACCGTGCGACCGACGTCCTCATGGGCGGCAAGGTCGCGTTCGTCGCGGGCTACGGCGATGTCGGCAAGGGCGCCGCCGAGGCGCTCCGCGGCCAGGGTGCGCGTGTCATCGTCTCCGAGATCGACCCGATCAACGCGCTGCAGGCGGCGATGGACGGCTACCAGGTCGCCCGTCTCGAGTCGGTCATCGGCGACATCGACATCCTCGTGACCGGCACGGGCAACAAAGACGTCGTCCGTCTCGACCACCTCCTCGGCCTCAAGCACCTTGCGGTCGTCGCGAACGTCGGCCATTTCGACAACGAGATCGACATGGCCGCGCTCGAGTCGCTCGAGGGCGCCGAGAAGATCGAGATCAAGCCGCAGGTGCACGAGTGGCGCCTGCCCACCGGCCGAAGCATCCTCGTCCTCTCCGAGGGCCGCCTGATGAACCTCGGCAACGCGACGGGCCACCCCTCGTTCGTCATGTCGAACTCGTTCGCCAACCAGGTGCTCGCCCAGATCGAGCTCTGGACGCGTCCCGAGGCGTACCCGGTCGGCGTCTACGTGCTGCCCAAGCACCTCGACGAGAAGGTCGCGCGTCTCCACCTCGACGCGCTCGGCGTCGAGCTGACCGTGCTGACCCCCGAGCAGGCCGCCTACATCGGCGTGCCCGTCGAGGGCCCCTACAAGGTCGACCACTACCGGTACTGA
- a CDS encoding DUF58 domain-containing protein, with amino-acid sequence MTVSGRFVWLVAAGAVPVVVAGWFAGSQGAAWLALVAWLLIALGIGIVDVSRAASPRQVRLERELPDRVRLGEQVSSSVLVGNLGARRLRATVRDGWQPSAGVVGPNRTRIDVPPGERRRVQLVLVPWRRGDRLVDDVTIRSAGPLGLWSRQATLAAPGRLRVLPPFHSRVHLPSRLTRLRELDGQTPILVRGQGTEFDSIREYVRGDDVRSIDWRATARHTDPAVPGGTRLMVRTWRPERDRRIVIVADTSRTAAARIADEPRLDTAFESALLLSALASHAGDRIDFLAWDRRVRGRVHGASGAELLARLVDTMATIDAELIEADWTKVPAQIRKATSRHALVVLLTATDSPGSARGILSVLPQLTVRHTVIVASVADPSLVEAAAERDDLTASYRAASAERALLDADRVAAAIRRLGADIVSAPPADLPPALADRYLELKAAGRL; translated from the coding sequence ATGACGGTCAGCGGTCGATTCGTCTGGCTCGTCGCCGCAGGCGCCGTGCCGGTCGTCGTCGCGGGCTGGTTCGCGGGCAGCCAGGGCGCGGCGTGGCTCGCGCTCGTCGCCTGGCTCCTCATCGCGCTCGGCATCGGCATCGTGGATGTCTCGCGCGCGGCCTCTCCTCGACAGGTGCGCCTCGAACGCGAGCTGCCCGATCGCGTGCGGCTCGGCGAGCAGGTGTCGTCGTCGGTCCTCGTCGGCAATCTCGGCGCCCGTCGGCTCAGAGCGACCGTGCGCGACGGGTGGCAACCGTCGGCGGGCGTCGTCGGCCCCAACCGTACGCGCATCGACGTGCCGCCCGGCGAACGCCGTCGCGTGCAGCTCGTGCTCGTGCCGTGGCGGCGGGGCGACCGGCTCGTCGACGACGTCACGATCCGCTCGGCGGGGCCGCTCGGGCTGTGGTCGCGGCAGGCGACGCTCGCCGCCCCCGGCCGGCTGCGCGTGCTGCCGCCGTTCCATTCGCGCGTGCACCTGCCGTCGCGGCTCACCCGGCTGCGCGAGCTCGACGGTCAGACGCCGATCCTCGTGCGCGGCCAGGGCACGGAGTTCGACTCGATCCGCGAGTACGTGCGCGGCGACGACGTGCGTTCCATCGACTGGCGCGCGACGGCCCGCCACACCGACCCCGCGGTGCCGGGCGGCACCCGGCTCATGGTGCGAACGTGGCGCCCCGAGCGCGACCGCCGCATCGTCATCGTCGCCGACACCTCGCGCACGGCCGCGGCGCGCATCGCCGACGAGCCCCGGCTCGACACGGCGTTCGAGTCGGCGCTGCTCCTCTCCGCGCTCGCGTCGCATGCGGGCGACCGGATCGACTTCCTCGCGTGGGATCGCCGCGTGCGCGGGCGGGTGCACGGCGCGAGCGGCGCCGAACTCCTCGCACGCCTCGTCGACACGATGGCGACGATCGACGCCGAACTCATCGAGGCCGACTGGACGAAGGTGCCGGCGCAGATCCGCAAGGCGACGAGTCGGCACGCACTCGTCGTGCTGCTCACGGCGACCGACTCGCCCGGCAGTGCGCGTGGGATCCTGTCGGTGCTGCCGCAGCTGACCGTGCGGCACACCGTCATCGTCGCCTCCGTCGCCGACCCGTCGCTCGTCGAGGCCGCCGCCGAACGCGACGACCTGACCGCGAGCTACCGCGCGGCGTCGGCCGAGCGCGCCCTCCTCGACGCCGACCGGGTCGCCGCCGCGATCCGGCGTCTCGGCGCCGACATCGTGAGCGCCCCGCCCGCAGACCTGCCGCCCGCGCTCGCCGACCGGTACCTCGAGCTCAAGGCCGCGGGGCGGCTGTAG
- a CDS encoding stage II sporulation protein M yields MDLDALATARHDDWQRLDALAKRSRRLSGPEADELIDAYQRGASDLSLIQTTAGSTALGDRLSISLARARLGFTGAPANPLEQFIHFVVVGLPAALYRIRWLTLWVAVATVVVSTLVAWWLLSDPRALANVGTESELRQIAEEGFEAYYTEHPNASFAGSVWTNNAWIAAQCIAFGITGVWVPWVILQNAMNLGVSAAVMFAYDEAGTFFASITPHGLLELTCVFVAAAAGLRIFWTWVAPGPRTRTVALAEEGRALFGVAIGLVFFLFVSGLIEGFVTPSALHPAVKIAIGALAFAGFLVYMLVLGRRAVHAGETGDLREADRGVRRIVAG; encoded by the coding sequence ATGGACCTCGACGCCCTCGCGACCGCACGCCACGACGACTGGCAGCGTCTCGACGCGCTTGCGAAACGGTCCAGGCGACTCAGCGGCCCCGAAGCAGACGAGCTCATCGACGCGTATCAGCGCGGAGCATCCGACCTCTCGCTCATCCAGACGACGGCGGGCTCGACCGCCCTCGGCGACCGCCTCTCGATCTCCCTCGCGCGCGCCCGCCTCGGCTTCACGGGTGCGCCCGCCAACCCCCTTGAACAGTTCATCCACTTCGTCGTCGTGGGGCTGCCCGCGGCGCTCTACCGCATCCGCTGGCTCACCCTCTGGGTCGCCGTCGCGACCGTCGTCGTCTCGACGCTCGTCGCCTGGTGGCTCCTCTCCGACCCGCGCGCGCTCGCGAACGTCGGCACCGAGTCCGAGTTGCGCCAGATCGCCGAGGAGGGCTTCGAGGCGTACTACACCGAGCACCCCAACGCCTCGTTCGCGGGCTCCGTCTGGACGAACAACGCGTGGATCGCCGCGCAGTGCATCGCATTCGGCATCACGGGAGTCTGGGTGCCCTGGGTCATCCTGCAGAACGCCATGAACCTCGGCGTCTCGGCCGCCGTCATGTTCGCCTACGACGAGGCCGGCACGTTCTTCGCGAGCATCACGCCGCACGGCCTCCTCGAGCTCACGTGCGTGTTCGTCGCTGCCGCGGCCGGGCTCCGCATCTTCTGGACCTGGGTCGCCCCCGGGCCGCGCACGCGCACCGTCGCGCTCGCCGAAGAGGGACGGGCGCTGTTCGGCGTGGCGATCGGGCTCGTGTTCTTCCTGTTCGTCTCGGGCCTCATCGAGGGGTTCGTGACGCCGTCGGCGCTTCACCCGGCCGTGAAGATCGCGATCGGCGCCCTCGCGTTCGCGGGCTTCCTCGTCTACATGCTCGTCCTCGGCCGGCGGGCCGTGCACGCGGGCGAGACCGGCGACCTCCGCGAGGCCGACCGCGGCGTGCGGCGCATCGTCGCGGGGTAG
- a CDS encoding TIGR03364 family FAD-dependent oxidoreductase has product MGIRADLAVVGAGVVGLGVALAAHRRGLRVVVIDRDASPQGASVRNFGHLCLTAQSGLARRLAITARPIWLELARDAGIPVAESGTLVAARADDEFAVLEQFAAARADEREHERAGGLASLGDGAEVRLLTADEAAERMPVPASSLVGGAFLPHDLQTDPRIAAPLLRRHLESLGVEFRLRTLVSAVAPGRVETSRGPIEADAVVVATNHDLDQLFPGVAERADVVRCALDMLRIRAELPTPLAAPLFTAWSLVRYAAWADLPATGALRERLHAEHPALAALDPNLMFTPQADGTLLAGDTHMRGASVSPFQAEAAFDAMLDATAELFGAARPTVVERWQGVYASGPDEFLVEETAPGVHLAAVTTGIGMTTGLGLGDHLVAAIADGTTTSGETSVFAPLPSASRPKGEPA; this is encoded by the coding sequence ATGGGGATACGCGCCGATCTCGCGGTCGTCGGGGCGGGCGTCGTCGGCCTCGGGGTCGCGCTCGCCGCGCACCGCCGCGGGCTCCGGGTGGTCGTGATCGACCGGGATGCCTCGCCGCAGGGCGCGTCGGTCAGGAACTTCGGTCATCTGTGCCTCACCGCGCAGTCCGGGCTCGCCCGGCGCCTCGCGATCACCGCACGCCCGATCTGGCTCGAGCTCGCGCGCGACGCGGGCATCCCCGTCGCCGAGTCCGGCACGCTCGTCGCCGCCCGGGCCGACGACGAGTTCGCCGTCCTGGAGCAGTTCGCCGCCGCGCGGGCCGACGAGCGCGAGCACGAGCGGGCCGGCGGCCTCGCCTCGCTCGGCGACGGGGCCGAGGTGCGGCTCCTGACCGCCGACGAAGCGGCAGAGCGGATGCCGGTGCCCGCGTCGTCGCTCGTCGGCGGCGCCTTCCTCCCCCACGACCTGCAGACCGACCCGCGGATCGCGGCACCCCTCCTCCGTCGTCATCTCGAGTCCCTCGGGGTCGAGTTCCGCCTGCGCACCCTCGTGTCGGCGGTCGCACCCGGCCGCGTCGAGACGAGCCGGGGGCCGATCGAGGCCGACGCCGTCGTCGTCGCGACCAACCACGACCTCGACCAGCTCTTCCCCGGTGTCGCCGAACGGGCGGACGTCGTGCGTTGCGCGCTCGACATGCTCCGCATCCGAGCCGAGCTTCCGACCCCGCTCGCAGCCCCCCTCTTCACCGCCTGGTCGCTCGTGCGGTACGCGGCCTGGGCCGACCTGCCGGCGACCGGCGCGCTGCGGGAACGCCTGCATGCGGAGCATCCGGCCCTCGCGGCGCTCGACCCGAACCTGATGTTCACCCCGCAGGCCGACGGCACGCTCCTCGCCGGCGACACGCACATGCGCGGAGCATCCGTCTCGCCGTTCCAGGCGGAGGCCGCGTTCGACGCCATGCTCGACGCGACCGCCGAACTCTTCGGCGCAGCGCGCCCGACCGTCGTCGAACGCTGGCAGGGCGTCTACGCGAGCGGACCCGACGAGTTCCTCGTCGAGGAGACCGCGCCAGGCGTCCACCTCGCCGCCGTGACGACGGGCATCGGCATGACGACCGGCCTCGGGCTCGGCGACCACCTCGTCGCGGCGATCGCCGACGGGACGACGACCTCGGGCGAGACATCCGTCTTCGCCCCACTCCCCTCCGCTTCGCGACCGAAAGGCGAACCAGCATGA